One Panicum virgatum strain AP13 chromosome 3N, P.virgatum_v5, whole genome shotgun sequence DNA segment encodes these proteins:
- the LOC120663722 gene encoding myb-related protein 308-like translates to MGRSPCCEKAHTNKGAWTKEEDQRLVAYIKAHGEGSWRSLPKAAGLLRCGKSCRLRWINYLRPDLKRGNFTEEEDDIIIKLHGLLGNKWSQIAGRLPGRTDNEIKNYWNTHIKRKLLARGIDPQTHRPLSVAAAAGPERPGTNSHQDHLAARSSCSPETSCAGRSSDHDSGVSAPRLGCCIDLNLSISQPSQPSLPSSSPLPVKQDAEATNSAMAVVVSRATVSTSYSDGKNICLCLNRLGLQRGDGCTCSHV, encoded by the exons ATGGGGAGGTCACCGTGCTGCGAGAAGGCTCACACGAACAAGGGCGCCTGGACCAAGGAGGAGGACCAACGCCTCGTCGCCTACATCAAGGCCCACGGCGAGGGCAGCTGGAGGTCGCTTCCCAAGGCGGCGGGGCTGTTGCGCTGCGGCAAGAGCTGCCGGCTGCGGTGGATCAACTACCTGCGGCCTGACCTCAAGCGCGGCAACTTCacagaggaggaagacgacatCATCATCAAGCTCCACGGCCTCCTCGGAAACAA GTGGTCTCAGATAGCCGGGCGGCTGCCGGGCCGTACTGACAACGAGATCAAGAACTACTGGAACACGCACATCAAGCGCAAGCTCCTTGCCCGGGGTATCGACCCGCAAACGCACCGCCCGCTtagcgtcgccgccgctgcaggaCCAGAACGACCAGGCACCAACAGCCACCAGGACCACctggcggcgaggtcgagctgCTCCCCGGAGACCAGCTGCGCCGGTCGCAGCAGCGACCACGACAGCGGCGTGTCCGCGCCGCGCCTTGGCTGCTGTATCGACCTCAACCTGTCCATAAGCCAGCCGAGTCAGCCGTCCTTACCATCTTCGTCGCCGCTGCCGGTGAAGCAAGATGCAGAAGCAACAAACAGCGCGATGGCAGTGGTTGTATCCAGGGCTACAGTGAGTACAAGCTACTCAGATGGGAAGAACATATGTTTGTGCTTGAATCGCCTGGGCTTGCAACGAGGTGACGGGTGCACCTGCAGCCATGTTTAG
- the LOC120663720 gene encoding myb-related protein Zm38-like: MGRSPCCEKAHTNKGAWTKEEDQRLVAYIRAHGEGSWRSLPMAAGLQRCGKSCRLRWINYLRPDLKRGNFTEEEDDLIINLHGLLGNKWSVIAGRLPGRTDNEIKNYWNTHIKRKLLARGIDAKTHRPLSVTAAASPSSRPGQDQLAARSSCSPETSGACHSSDDDDCGGIDLNLSISPPREPPSPSSSLPTTQEAAGSKTVVDVDVDASSEKKTKP, from the exons ATGGGGAGGTCGCCGTGCTGCGAGAAGGCGCACACGAACAAGGGCGCATGGACCAAGGAGGAGGACCAGCGGCTCGTCGCCTACATCAGGGCTCACGGCGAGGGCAGCTGGAGGTCGCTTCCCATGGCGGCGGGGCTGCAGCGCTGCGGGAAGAGCTGCCGGCTGCGGTGGATCAACTACCTGCGCCCCGACCTCAAGCGCGGCAACTtcacggaggaggaagacgacctcATCATCAACCTCCACGGGCTCCTCGGAAACAA GTGGTCTGTGATCGCCGGGCGGCTGCCGGGTCGGACAGACAACGAGATCAAGAACTACTGGAACACGCACATCAAGCGAAAGCTCCTTGCCCGCGGCATCGACGCGAAAACGCACCGTCCGCTCAGTGTCACCGCCGCTGCCTCGCCAAGCAGCCGTCCCGGCCAGGACCAACTGGCGGCGCGCTCCAGCTGCTCACCGGAGACCAGTGGCGCCTGCCacagcagcgacgacgatgaTTGCGGCGGCATCGACCTCAACCTGTCCATAAGCCCGCCCAGAgaaccgccgtcgccgtcgtcatcACTGCCGACGACGCAAGAAGCAGCAGGCAGCAAGACCGTAGTGGATGTGGATGTGGATGCATCcagtgaaaaaaaaactaagccCTGA